CGACGACGCGAACCGAGCCGTTCCAGCCCCAGCCGCCACCCACGAACACCCAGGACGGGCCACGGCGCACCCAGTGCGGCGACACGAACACCAGGCCCGGACGCGGCGGCTCCATCCACGAGCCGGAGACCCACTCGTAGCCGTTGGCGCCCCAGTACCAGTAGCCCGGAGCCCACGTGTAGCCCACGGACGGCGCGGGGGGCGGCGTCTCCACGCGCAGGGCCGGAGGCGCCTGGGTGGCCGTCACGTCCTCGCTGGCGACCTCCACGGGGATCTCCACCTCGGTGGAGCCCTCCTGGGCCCAGCCGCCGGACACCCAGCGCCAGACGTCGCCGTCCTGCGCCCAGTAGCCGTTGACGTACTGGTAGCCGGGCATGCGCTCCACCCAGCCGCCGGACTTGAACTGCCAGTTGTCGCCGTCCCAGTACCAGTGCCCGGACGTCCAGACCGCGCCGGCATAGGGCCGGGGGGTCGGTGACTCGGCGGGCAGGTCGGGGGGCGGAGAGGGCGCGATGGGCCCGGAATCATCCGCGTTGGACTCCTGGACGTACGCGTCGTCGCCCCAGTCATCCGCGGCGACCGGCGAGGTCTGCGCGAACGCCCCCTGGGTCGCCAGGCCGACAATCAAACCCATCCACCATCGAGAACCCATGACTCCGTCTCCGATCTCCAGACACCCGAGGGGACGCGGGCTTCCCCCACTTTATTCACCCTGGAGGCTCCAGGCCCGCAAACCTGTCGACACTGCTACAGTCCTGCGGGACGCGAATGCTGCGCCGACTCCTCCCCACATTGCTCGCCCTGGGTTGCGGACTGCTGGCCCTCGGATGGGGGCTGGTGAGCCTCCAGCGCATCTTCACCCAGGAGCGTGAGGACGCGCGCGCCCAGGTGCGCTCGCGGCGCATTGCCCTGGAGCAGCTGGCGGCCGAGTCGCTGCGCACCGCGCTCGCGCAGATGATGAAGACCCACCTGCCGAAGCTCAACTCGGCCGTGGGCGACCCGCTGCTGCCCGCCGAGGGCTACTACCTGCTCTTCCGCGGCCACCAGTTCCTGCCGCGCGTGGACTGGCCCCGGGAGGGCGCGGACGTCCCGGCCCAGGCCAACTACACGATGCTGGCGCACGCGCTGGACGACGGTCAGGCCCCCTCCCCCTATCAAGAACGGCTGGCCCGGCTGCGCGCGGCGGAGGCCGCCCTGGCCTCTGGCAGCGAGGCGCGCAAGGACGCCGCGGTGGAGTCCCTGCTGCGCTACCACGCGGCGCACCCGCTGCCCGCGGATCAGGAGCTGCCCTTCACCCTGCTGATGGTGGAGTACCTGCAACGCGGCGAGGACACGCAGCCCCTCATCCGGGCACTGGTGCGCGAAGGCCTTCCGGAGGAGCTGGGCGGCATGGCGCGGGACGCGGGCCTGCAGCGCAACCTGCTGCGTGCCCGGCCCCAGCTCACGCAGCCGGACTTCAACTTCCTCCAGGCGCGCATCGTGGCGTTGAGCATCACCCTGTCCGAACCGTCCGACGCCTTCGTGGCGCGCGTGCAGGAGGCCGGCGCGGGCGCGCTGGTGCTGCCGGAGCCACTGGACGGGCCCACGCTGCTGGCCGAGCAGTGGTACGTGGAGCCCGCGGCCGAGCAGGTGCACGGGCTGGCCGTGGACATGGGCGCGCTGCTGTCGGAGCTGACGCAGGAGCTGCGCGAGCGCAACCTCATCCCCCGGGATGGCCAGGTGCGGCTGGGGCCCGGCGGCGTGGCGCGGCCCCTGAAGCACCCGGGGCTGGAGGTGGCCACGCCCGGCTGGGCCGCGGCGGAGGCGGACATCGAGGCGCGGTACGGCCTGAAGACGTTGCTCGTCGCGGCGTGCGGCGCGCTCGCGTCGGCCATCGCGGCGCTGGCGGTGGTGGCCCAGCAGCGCAAGTACCGCTTCGTGGAGCTCAAGAGCGACTTCGTCTCCACCGTGTCCCACGAGCTGCGCACGCCGCTCGCGTCCATCCGCCTGCTGGGGGAGACGCTGGAGCGCCGGCTGGGCAAGAGCCCGGAGGCGGGGGACTACCCCACCCGCATCGTGCGCGCGGCGGAGGGGCTGCACTTCCTGGTGGAGAACATCCTGTCCTTCAACCGCATCGACAAGGGGCGCTGGGCGCTGAGGCCCGCGCGCGTGCGGCTGGAGGAGGCGGTGGGCAACCTGCGCCACGACCTGATGGACGCCGTCACCGTGCCGGTGGAGCTGAGCTCGGACGTGGGGGACGTGGAGCTGGACGCGGACGCGTCGCTCGTGCGGATGCTCTTCGCCAACCTGGGCCGCAACGCCTGCCTCTACAACCTGCGAAGCCCGGTGGTCCTCACCGTGCGCGCCTATCCGCAGCCGGGCTTTGGCGCCACGGTGCTCTTCAGCGACAACGGGGTGGGCATCCCCCCGGAGGAATGGGAGCGCGTGTTCCAGGACTTCTACCGTCTGACAACACCCGGGCCGGAGGTGCATGGAAGTGGCCTGGGGCTGGCGCTGTGCCGCAGAATCATGGGCCTGCACCAGGGCAGCATCCAGGTGGCCTCCTCCGGTCCCGAAGGCACGACCTTCGCCCTGACCTTTCCCGAGACGCGCCGATGACGACGCAGACGCCAGGCTCCACCACCCGCCCCACCATCCTCATCGTCGAGGACGACGCCAACCTGCGCACGGGCCTGCGCGACAACCTGCGCGACGAGGGCTACGACGTGACGGACGCCCCGTCCGCGAAGGAAGCGGCGCCGCACCTGGCGTCGCGGGCGTTCGACCTGCTCATCCTGGACGTGATGCTGCCGGGCGAGGACGGCTACAGCTTCTGCCGCCGCCTGCGCGCGGAGGGCGTGAAGAGCATGGTGCTGATGCTCACCGCGCGCTCGCTGGAGGACGACCTGGTGCGCGGCTTCGAGGCCGGCGCGCAGGACTACCTCACCAAGCCCTACCGGCTGCGCGAGCTGCTCGCGCGCGTGCAGGCGCTGGTGCGCCGGGCGGGCACGGCGCCGCCGCAGGTGGTGACCTTTGGCGCCTTCACGCTGGACCTGGGCCGCCGCGCGGTGCTGCGGGCGGACGGCAGTGAAGTGGACCTGACGCGCACGGAGTTCGACCTGCTGGCGTTCCTCCTGCGCCACCGCGACCGCGCCCTGCCCCGCGGCGAAATCCTGGACGCGGTGTGGGGCCGGGACGTCGTGGTGGATCCGCGCACGGTGGACAACTTCGTGTCGAACCTGAAGAAGAAGCTCGGGTGGACGAGTACGTCCGGCTTCACCATCCACACGCTGCGCGGCGTGGGCTACCGCATGGAGGTCCTGAGCGGCGGCCCGTCATGACGCAATCATGACCAACACATGGAGCCCCGTCGGCCTTTCGACTGGCGGGACTTCGTACCTTGCATCTTGTGGGGACGGGACGCCTGGAGCGTCCGCCCCGAACAGGAGGCGGGTCAGATGTTTGAGTCGGTCATCGAACGGCGGGGAGTGCGCTCGGGACGGTTCGGCACGGGCGCGTGGGTGTCCATCGGCGTGCACGCGGGGCTCCTGGGCCTGGTGTTCTTCATCTCCGGCCGCGCGCCCGAACTCGTCGAGAAGCCGCTCGGAGACCTCGTCTTCCGTCCGCCCACCATCCAGCTCGGCGTGAAGCAGGCCGCGCAGCCGGCACCGGCCACCACCGCACCGGCCCCGAAGCCGAAGCCCAAGCCGCGCACGGACCGCATCCCGCTGAACCCGAAGCCGCTGCCCGCGGATCCGCCGGCAGCGACGCCGGAGCCGACGACGATCGCGGACGCGGCGGCCACCACCGACGCGACGGGCACGGGCGAAACGGGCCCGGTGGGGGATCCGAACGGAGATCCGAACAGCACCAGCCCCATCGGCGCCATCGGTGTGGCGGGCATCGTGCCGACCGCGCCCACGGGCACCGACGTGCTGCCCTTCCAGGGCGGGATGACGCCCCCGAAGATGCTCAGCGGCTCGCAGTTCAGCTACACGGAGGAGGCGCGGCGCGCGGGCGTGGAGGGGATGATCATCGCGAAGTGCGTCATCACCACGGAGGGCCGGGTGCGCGACTGCCGCATCATCCGCGGCCTGCCGTTCATGGATGACGCGGTGCTGGACGCCCTCTACTCGCGTCAGTACCAGCCGCTGACGTTCCAGGGCCGTCCGGTGAACGTGTCGTACACGTTCAACATCCGGCTGAAGATGCCCCGGTAGCAGGAGCAGGTGTCCGCCAGTGGAAGCGGCCGGACGCCTGTCTCCCCCTCGAGTGGGGAAAAGAATCGCGGCGGGAGTGCGGGCCCGTTAGGAAACTCCCGTCGCGCCTGGCCATGTGCGCGATACCGGCACCGGAAGGAGCGGGTCTCCCCCGGCCCGCTTCCGGTGCCGGTCCTTTCACTCGAGCCATGGCGGACACCTGGTACGACGCGGTGGTGGTGGGCGCGGGCTTCGGTGGCCTGGGTACGGCGCTGGAGTTGTGCCGCCGGGGCGCCCGGGTGGCGCTGTGCGAAGGGCTCAACTACCCGGGCGGCTGCGCGAGCACCTTCCGGCGCGGTGGCTACGGCTTCGAGTCCGGCGCCACGCTGTTCTCCGGCTTCGGTGAGCATCAGCTCTTCGGCCGGTGGATCCGCGAGCATGCGCTGGACGTGACGGTGGACTGGTTGGATCCCCTGGTGGAGCTGCGAGCCCCGGGGATGCGGTTGCAGGTGCACCGGGACCGGGAGCGGCTCATCGCACAGCTCTGTGCGCTTCCTGGAGCGCCCGTGCAGGGCGTGCGGCGGTTCTTCGAATTGCAGGCACAGGTGGCCGGTGCGCTGTGGCCGCTGTTCGATGACCCGGATCTGTTGCCGCCGTTGAACCTGAAGACGCTGATGCGGCACGCGGGGCGCGCGTGGTCCTACGCGCCGCTGGCGCGGTGGCTGGGCCGCCCGCTGGGCGCGGTGCTCGCGCATCACGGGCTGGAGGGCTTCACGCCGCTGCGCACGTACCTGGATGCGCTCTGTCAGATCACCGTGCAGTGCCCCGCGGCGGAGGCGGAGGCGCCGTTCGCGTTCGCGGCGATGGACTACTACTGGCGTGGCACGGGCCATGTCCGGGGCGGCATCGGCCGGCTGGCGACGGCGCTGACGAAGGCCATCTCGGCCCGGGGCGGTGACGTGTTCATGGCGAACCGGGTGCGCGCGGTGACGCCGGTGGATGGGGGCTGGCGGGTGACGGCGCGCAGGGGCGAGCTGCTCGCCCGGCATGTGGTGACCAACGTG
This DNA window, taken from Corallococcus coralloides DSM 2259, encodes the following:
- a CDS encoding sensor histidine kinase — encoded protein: MLRRLLPTLLALGCGLLALGWGLVSLQRIFTQEREDARAQVRSRRIALEQLAAESLRTALAQMMKTHLPKLNSAVGDPLLPAEGYYLLFRGHQFLPRVDWPREGADVPAQANYTMLAHALDDGQAPSPYQERLARLRAAEAALASGSEARKDAAVESLLRYHAAHPLPADQELPFTLLMVEYLQRGEDTQPLIRALVREGLPEELGGMARDAGLQRNLLRARPQLTQPDFNFLQARIVALSITLSEPSDAFVARVQEAGAGALVLPEPLDGPTLLAEQWYVEPAAEQVHGLAVDMGALLSELTQELRERNLIPRDGQVRLGPGGVARPLKHPGLEVATPGWAAAEADIEARYGLKTLLVAACGALASAIAALAVVAQQRKYRFVELKSDFVSTVSHELRTPLASIRLLGETLERRLGKSPEAGDYPTRIVRAAEGLHFLVENILSFNRIDKGRWALRPARVRLEEAVGNLRHDLMDAVTVPVELSSDVGDVELDADASLVRMLFANLGRNACLYNLRSPVVLTVRAYPQPGFGATVLFSDNGVGIPPEEWERVFQDFYRLTTPGPEVHGSGLGLALCRRIMGLHQGSIQVASSGPEGTTFALTFPETRR
- a CDS encoding response regulator transcription factor, with translation MTTQTPGSTTRPTILIVEDDANLRTGLRDNLRDEGYDVTDAPSAKEAAPHLASRAFDLLILDVMLPGEDGYSFCRRLRAEGVKSMVLMLTARSLEDDLVRGFEAGAQDYLTKPYRLRELLARVQALVRRAGTAPPQVVTFGAFTLDLGRRAVLRADGSEVDLTRTEFDLLAFLLRHRDRALPRGEILDAVWGRDVVVDPRTVDNFVSNLKKKLGWTSTSGFTIHTLRGVGYRMEVLSGGPS
- a CDS encoding energy transducer TonB, which codes for MFESVIERRGVRSGRFGTGAWVSIGVHAGLLGLVFFISGRAPELVEKPLGDLVFRPPTIQLGVKQAAQPAPATTAPAPKPKPKPRTDRIPLNPKPLPADPPAATPEPTTIADAAATTDATGTGETGPVGDPNGDPNSTSPIGAIGVAGIVPTAPTGTDVLPFQGGMTPPKMLSGSQFSYTEEARRAGVEGMIIAKCVITTEGRVRDCRIIRGLPFMDDAVLDALYSRQYQPLTFQGRPVNVSYTFNIRLKMPR
- a CDS encoding phytoene desaturase family protein encodes the protein MADTWYDAVVVGAGFGGLGTALELCRRGARVALCEGLNYPGGCASTFRRGGYGFESGATLFSGFGEHQLFGRWIREHALDVTVDWLDPLVELRAPGMRLQVHRDRERLIAQLCALPGAPVQGVRRFFELQAQVAGALWPLFDDPDLLPPLNLKTLMRHAGRAWSYAPLARWLGRPLGAVLAHHGLEGFTPLRTYLDALCQITVQCPAAEAEAPFAFAAMDYYWRGTGHVRGGIGRLATALTKAISARGGDVFMANRVRAVTPVDGGWRVTARRGELLARHVVTNVLPQGLRTLLDAPVGRLPRVDALAERVDDGWGAAMLYLVVRPPEGDSGGAHHFELVRDEQAPFIEGNHLFASISGAADEGRARPGQRTMTVSTHVPLKKVAGMTAEQQASYFAGLHARMRENLDALLPEWTANVVHAMTGSPRTFQRFTLREAGAVGGVPRRAGLDNYRILGPFQAQRGVWLVGDSVFPGQSTLATAVGGVRTAASIAAVR